From a region of the Deltaproteobacteria bacterium GWC2_65_14 genome:
- a CDS encoding exodeoxyribonuclease VII small subunit — MRSRGKEPSFEEALSGLEEIVAKLESGETRLEESIRLFEEGMRLSAVCQKRLDEADRKIELLLRKPGGVATETEEERDILGQEE; from the coding sequence ATGCGATCCAGGGGGAAAGAGCCGTCGTTCGAGGAGGCGCTGTCCGGCCTCGAGGAGATCGTCGCGAAGCTCGAGTCGGGGGAAACCCGGCTCGAGGAGTCGATCCGCCTCTTCGAGGAGGGGATGCGCCTTTCCGCGGTCTGCCAGAAACGGCTCGACGAGGCGGACCGGAAGATCGAGCTGCTTCTCCGGAAGCCGGGCGGGGTCGCGACGGAGACGGAAGAGGAACGTGACATTCTCGG